From the genome of Candidatus Peregrinibacteria bacterium:
TACATTACTCGTAGTAATGGCGTATGCCTGGATAGCTATCCGTGGCTACCAGATAGCAAATCATGCACCTGATAGATTTTCACAATTGCTAGCTGTAGGTGTTACAACTTGGATCGCCGCCCAGGTATTTATGAACTTGGCAGTGAATACTTCGCTCATGCCGGTTACAGGGATAACCTTGCCATTTGTCTCGTATGGCGGCTCCTCTATGTTCACTACTTTGATAGGAATAGGTATTTTATTAAACATCTCTAAATATACTCAAAACCATGCGTATACTCTTGACAGGGGGAGGGACAGGCGGACACGTCGTCCCTCACGCTACAATTATAGAAGAGCTTAATAGCCATGCTGACTTGGCGATTAAATTTGTTTACATAGGTTCAAATTCCGGACTGGAAGAGTCTTTTTGCAAATCTCAAAAAATAGCCTTTAAATCAGTCTTTACCGGTAAATTACGCAGATATTTTTCTGTTCAAAATCTGTTCGATATTTTCAAAATACCTGTCGGTGTATTCCAATCAATTATTCATATTATAAAATTCAAGCCTGATGTTATTTTTTCAAAAGGAGGTTACGTTGCGATTCCAGTTGTGATTGCAGGTGGTTTACTTAAGAAAAAAATTGTCATTCATGAATCTGATTTTACGCCGGGAATTGCTACGAAAATTTCTTCTTTTTTTGCAAATAAAATATGTGTGCCAACGGAGAAGACCAAGGAATGCTTTTCAAAAAAGACTCAGGACAAAGTTGTTATAACCGGCAATCCTGTTCGCAGCGAATTACTCAAAGGTACAAAAAAAGCGGCACTCGAATTTTTAAAAATCAAAGAAATAAAAAGTCCTGTTTTGCTTGTTATGGGAGGAAGTACCGGAGCATTTTCTTTGAACGAATTGATATGGAATAATCTTGAATCAATTTTAAAAAAACACACGGTTATTCACATAACCGGAAAAGGGAAAATGAAAGTTGTTAATAATAAAAACTATTTTGCATTCGAATATATCGATAAGGAATTGAAAGATATTTATGCGATTACAGATAGCGTTATATGTCGCTCCGGGGCAGGCACTGTATCAGAAATTAATGCACTCGGACTGCCTGCGATTTATGTCCCACTTGGTTATAGTGCTTCTCGTGGTGATCAATTTGATAATGCAAAATACATGAGTGAAACTCCTAATGTAATTTTGGATCAAAATTTGATTAACGATAAAAAACTACTGACAGCTCTCAAGGAGATACAACTCAAAAAAAATGTACGAAATCAAAAGTCGCAAAATACAAC
Proteins encoded in this window:
- a CDS encoding UDP-N-acetylglucosamine--N-acetylmuramyl-(pentapeptide) pyrophosphoryl-undecaprenol N-acetylglucosamine transferase, coding for MRILLTGGGTGGHVVPHATIIEELNSHADLAIKFVYIGSNSGLEESFCKSQKIAFKSVFTGKLRRYFSVQNLFDIFKIPVGVFQSIIHIIKFKPDVIFSKGGYVAIPVVIAGGLLKKKIVIHESDFTPGIATKISSFFANKICVPTEKTKECFSKKTQDKVVITGNPVRSELLKGTKKAALEFLKIKEIKSPVLLVMGGSTGAFSLNELIWNNLESILKKHTVIHITGKGKMKVVNNKNYFAFEYIDKELKDIYAITDSVICRSGAGTVSEINALGLPAIYVPLGYSASRGDQFDNAKYMSETPNVILDQNLINDKKLLTALKEIQLKKNVRNQKSQNTTPAAKKIVEVIINV